Part of the Sphingobacterium sp. LZ7M1 genome, TTTTGAAGGTGCTTTGGGAGCCTTATTGACGGGCTTGATGGTATTTCTCTTCCTTCGAGATCCAAGGGGTGCCCTTATTGTAATCCTGACGATTCCGATTGCCATTATTACTGCTGTGATAACCCTGCATATGATGGGGCAGAGTATCAATATCATGACCCTTTCGGGATTGGCACTTTCTATCGGTATTCTCGTCGACGAGGCCACGGTGACCATTGAGAATATCCATCAGCACATGGAGCTAGGGAAGAAAAAATCACGGGCCATTCTGGATGCTCTGTTAGAAATATCAGCTCCAAAATTGCTGATCCTACTTAGTATTTTGGCAGTACTGACCCCAGCATTTATGATGGAAGGGATACCGCGAGATATGTTTATGCCATTGTCCATGGCCGTAGCCTTTGCCATGATCGCTTCTTTTATATCTTCCCAAACCTTCGTGCCCATCATGGCCAATTGGATCATGAAGACCAAGAAGCATCATGCTGGGAAATATAAACGTTCTTTTGTGGACAAAGTAGGGGTGAAATACGTATATAGATTGCGCTCGTATTTTGCGAAATCAAAATTGATTTCCGTTCTATATGTTGCGGTAGCTCTGTTGTTAGTTTTTGGAGCCGTGAATATCTTAGGTACGGATATCATGCCCAAATCAGAAGGCGGTGACTTTCAAGTCAGGCTGCGCATGCCAGATGGTACCAGATTGGAGCGTACGGAAGAGGCGGTAAAATCGATGACCAAAAGTATAGTTGCCGAGTTGCCTGAAAACAGTCTGAAGATTTCATCTTCTTTTGTCGGCATGCATCCATCAGCAAATCCAATCAACCCTATTTTCTTGTTTACGAGTTCAACTGGAGAGGCTGTCATGCAATTCTCCTTGGACAAGAAGAAATTAGGGATGAAAACAGACCAGTTCAAGGAGTTTGTTCGGAACCATGTCAAGGAGAAATATCCAGAAGCAAGGATAAATTTCGAACCGATCGAACTGATGGAAAAAATTATTGGACAGGGGTCCATGACTCCGGTGGAGGTGAAAGTAAGCTCTGCGCAATTGAAGAACGCCGAAGCTTTTGCCGAAAAAATTAAAAAGGAATTGGCAAACTATCCTTTCTTAAAGGATGTGCAGCTAGCCGAACCCTTACATTATCCAACCATTGATATCAAGATTGATCGCAGAAGGTTAGCGGAATTTGGTCTAACGGTTCAGGAAGTTTCCCGAAACTTGGCTGCAACAACTTCATCGACCCGATTTACGGATAAGAACCTATGGGTGGATCCTAAATCAGGTTTGGTTTTCCAAGTGCAGGTTCAGGTACCTGAAAATATGATCCAGACGCTTCAAGATTTGAGGTCTATTCCGGTTAAAGCTGGCTCATCAACGCCTTTATTGGAAGATATTGCAACTATTACCGCCAATGAGGTTCCCGCACAGGTAAACCGTAGAGGACCAAATAGGTATGTGAGCATTATTGCAGACATCCATGAAAAAGACCTTGGTGCTGCCAACAAAGCGGTCAATGAATCCTTGGAAAAGGTAGGAGAGGCTCCACGCGGTACCCGAATCTGGAAAGAAGGTAACCTAACTTTATTGGAGGACACCTTGGCTGGATTACTTTCAGGACTATCCATTGCCATTGTCGTCATCTTCTTTATGATGTCGGCTTATTACCAATCTGTTCGTGTAAGTCTGGTTATCCTTTCTGTAGTTCCTGCAGTGATTGCCGGGTCTTCCATTATGATCTGGATCTCTGGAAGTACCTTGAACCTACAATCCTATATGGGTATCATTATGTCCATCGGTGTGTCGGTTTCCAATGCGGTCTTGTTGATCAATCAAGCAGAATGGTATAGAAAGAAACTGAATCTAACAGCTTCTCGATCTGCATTATTAGCTGCCAAATCTAGGTTCCGTCCTATTCTGATGACCGCCCTGGCCATGCTTGCGGGAATGACGCCAATGGCATTGGGAATGGGAGATGGTGGTGAACAGGTTGCTCCATTAGGTCAAGCTGTTATTGGTGGGCTGCTTAGCTCTACTTTAACTATCTTATTGATTATTCCATTGATTTTCAGTCTTATCATGAACAAAGCATCTTATGGATCACCTTCATTGGATCCTGATGATTCAAACAGTAAATTTTATTTAGAGAAATAAACCATGAAAAAACTTAGCATATTCGGACTTGTCTTATTATTAGCTGGTTGCCAGGCAAACAGCAAAGAGGCAGATACTAAAAAGGAGGGTCCATCCAATAATACGGTTTCGGTTAAGGTTACCCAACCCATCGAACAACAACCTTCGTACAGCTTGAAGTTGCCAGCTGAATTGCATCCCTATGAATCGGTGGATGTCTTTGCAAAGATCAAAGGCTTTGTCCGAAAGATCAATGTTGATGTGGGCGATCAAGTGAGCAAAGGTCAGATCCTTGCGGTTTTGGAAGCTCCTGAAATGGATATCCAATCCACAGCGGACCGAGCTAAATCCCAGCAATTGAGTGCAAATTTCGAAGTCAGCAAAAGCCGGTTCGATCGCTTGAAAAAGGTGAAGAGCCAAAGTTCAGGCGCTGTTTCAGACCTTGAATACGAGCAAGCCTATGGTTCGATGTTGAGGGATAGCGCCGCATTGGAA contains:
- a CDS encoding efflux RND transporter permease subunit; amino-acid sequence: MNLIRFALRKPIAIIMVIFAIAYFSWPVIKKIKVDIFPEIESPAMYIAMPYGGLSPAYMDGFMANEFQKVLLFVNGVKELDFKSVQGLSLMKLTFYPGTDMSQASAEISMQVSRAMGFLPSGAVPPMVVRFDGSSLPVGQLVFDSDQHSVTELQTMAVTKVRPMFVNIPGITAPAPFGGNMRSLVVNIDPQKMKAHGLSPEEVTLAVTKNSMPSPAGNVRIGDKNLMAPINSISNGVDEFLQTPIKSLNGRTILIGDVATVMDAADQTVGYAIINGKRSVYLPIIKKPDASTLDAVDNLKKALPMLESLLPEGVKITYAFDQSVYISRSLSNLIFEGALGALLTGLMVFLFLRDPRGALIVILTIPIAIITAVITLHMMGQSINIMTLSGLALSIGILVDEATVTIENIHQHMELGKKKSRAILDALLEISAPKLLILLSILAVLTPAFMMEGIPRDMFMPLSMAVAFAMIASFISSQTFVPIMANWIMKTKKHHAGKYKRSFVDKVGVKYVYRLRSYFAKSKLISVLYVAVALLLVFGAVNILGTDIMPKSEGGDFQVRLRMPDGTRLERTEEAVKSMTKSIVAELPENSLKISSSFVGMHPSANPINPIFLFTSSTGEAVMQFSLDKKKLGMKTDQFKEFVRNHVKEKYPEARINFEPIELMEKIIGQGSMTPVEVKVSSAQLKNAEAFAEKIKKELANYPFLKDVQLAEPLHYPTIDIKIDRRRLAEFGLTVQEVSRNLAATTSSTRFTDKNLWVDPKSGLVFQVQVQVPENMIQTLQDLRSIPVKAGSSTPLLEDIATITANEVPAQVNRRGPNRYVSIIADIHEKDLGAANKAVNESLEKVGEAPRGTRIWKEGNLTLLEDTLAGLLSGLSIAIVVIFFMMSAYYQSVRVSLVILSVVPAVIAGSSIMIWISGSTLNLQSYMGIIMSIGVSVSNAVLLINQAEWYRKKLNLTASRSALLAAKSRFRPILMTALAMLAGMTPMALGMGDGGEQVAPLGQAVIGGLLSSTLTILLIIPLIFSLIMNKASYGSPSLDPDDSNSKFYLEK